The following coding sequences are from one Acidobacteriota bacterium window:
- a CDS encoding DNA-directed RNA polymerase gives MAFRDRQFDRGPREMHKAICADCKKECEVPFKPREDRPVYCRDCFAKHKDR, from the coding sequence ATGGCTTTCAGAGACAGACAGTTCGACAGGGGTCCGAGGGAAATGCATAAGGCCATATGCGCCGACTGCAAAAAGGAATGCGAAGTTCCGTTCAAGCCCAGGGAAGACCGCCCGGTTTACTGCCGGGACTGCTTCGCCAAGCATAAGGACCGCTGA
- a CDS encoding acetate--CoA ligase family protein, with protein MEKISALDAFFRPKSVAIVGASSDPKKPGFTALKNLVSMGYKGKIFPINLREESILGYPCFKSVLDIPEPVEACVLLVSADLTMKVAGELVERKNKFNDVTAAVCMSAGFGELGTAEGKQREQDLVRQLRSASIRLIGPNCVGMIDAYSGFNTSFDIPSYPKGGLSFLTQSGALATSFLFWAGGLELVGLSKFASIGNMADVDMAELLLYLKDDDSTKVIGIYMEGLPQPREFFRTAREVAAVKPIVVLKAGKSEMGTAAALSHTGAIAGSDAIYDGAFRQAGLVRARSVAEFYDLMRAFERQPVPEGNRVCVLTHMGGPGTLCIDEISAAATLEMATFSPETRDAIRAVCAPMANVGHPDGYVDLTAAHTEKLHNQVLGHLFAEPNVDMVLQILAPSAFLEQKLLAEEISAAYRSQAGKKTFLNAVTFGSFALEARKGLEGAGLPTVEFPDALARVAGSMAGYGAFRRSAAAHPWTPRASGSEAVDATARILAAAAGKGQAGLLEPEAYEVCAKYGIPTSPYSVVDTLEEGIEAVGRVGYPVVLKVVSSEIIHKSDVGGVVLGITSEDAFRQGYQKLVGNIRAAFPHITQPRVLIQKMMPSTTELVMGAIRDRLFGSVVMFGLGGIYVEALKMVNFRLLPLGPGEAKDLVRQTLPPALLKGVRGRGPMNLDSIASIMVALGRLLEEQPQVAEVDLNPILPFEDGCVAVDARIIVSKSR; from the coding sequence ATGGAAAAGATTTCCGCATTAGACGCATTCTTCAGACCGAAAAGCGTGGCCATTGTCGGCGCATCCTCCGATCCCAAAAAGCCGGGTTTTACCGCGCTCAAGAACCTGGTGTCCATGGGCTATAAGGGGAAAATTTTCCCGATCAACCTGCGGGAGGAATCGATCCTGGGATATCCCTGCTTCAAGAGCGTGCTCGACATACCGGAGCCGGTCGAAGCGTGCGTTCTGCTCGTGAGCGCGGACCTCACCATGAAGGTGGCCGGGGAACTGGTGGAGAGGAAGAACAAGTTCAACGACGTGACGGCCGCCGTCTGCATGTCGGCCGGTTTCGGCGAACTCGGCACGGCCGAGGGGAAGCAGCGCGAGCAGGATCTCGTCCGGCAGCTCCGATCGGCTTCCATCCGCCTCATCGGCCCGAACTGCGTGGGGATGATCGACGCCTACAGCGGCTTCAACACAAGTTTCGACATCCCGTCCTACCCGAAAGGGGGGTTGAGTTTCCTGACGCAGAGCGGCGCCCTGGCGACCTCGTTTCTGTTCTGGGCGGGAGGGCTTGAGCTGGTCGGGTTGAGCAAATTCGCCTCGATCGGCAACATGGCCGACGTCGACATGGCCGAACTGCTCCTCTACCTGAAGGACGACGATTCGACGAAGGTCATCGGGATCTACATGGAGGGGCTGCCCCAGCCGCGGGAGTTTTTCCGGACCGCCCGCGAGGTCGCCGCCGTCAAGCCGATCGTGGTGCTCAAAGCGGGGAAGAGCGAAATGGGGACGGCCGCGGCCCTCTCCCATACCGGCGCCATCGCCGGCTCCGACGCCATCTACGACGGGGCCTTCCGGCAGGCGGGCCTGGTGCGCGCCCGGAGCGTGGCCGAGTTTTACGACCTGATGCGGGCGTTCGAGCGGCAGCCGGTGCCGGAGGGGAACCGCGTCTGCGTGCTCACCCACATGGGCGGCCCGGGGACGCTGTGCATCGACGAAATTTCGGCTGCGGCGACGCTGGAAATGGCGACATTCTCCCCGGAGACCCGGGACGCCATCAGGGCCGTCTGTGCTCCGATGGCCAATGTCGGGCATCCCGACGGTTATGTCGACCTGACCGCCGCCCACACCGAAAAGCTCCACAACCAGGTGCTGGGGCACCTGTTCGCCGAGCCCAACGTCGACATGGTGCTGCAGATCCTGGCGCCGAGCGCGTTCCTGGAGCAGAAGCTGCTCGCGGAGGAGATCTCCGCCGCCTATCGCTCCCAGGCCGGGAAGAAGACGTTCCTCAACGCCGTCACCTTCGGCAGTTTCGCCCTGGAGGCCCGCAAGGGGCTCGAAGGGGCGGGGCTCCCCACGGTGGAATTCCCCGATGCCCTGGCCCGGGTGGCGGGAAGCATGGCTGGGTACGGCGCCTTCCGCCGTTCGGCGGCGGCACACCCCTGGACTCCCCGGGCCAGCGGCAGCGAAGCGGTCGATGCGACGGCCCGGATCCTCGCCGCTGCGGCCGGGAAGGGGCAGGCGGGCCTGCTCGAGCCCGAGGCCTACGAGGTCTGCGCGAAATACGGCATCCCCACCTCCCCCTATAGCGTGGTCGATACGCTCGAGGAGGGGATCGAGGCGGTCGGGCGGGTGGGCTACCCGGTCGTGCTGAAGGTGGTCTCCTCCGAGATCATCCACAAGTCGGATGTCGGCGGGGTGGTCCTGGGGATCACCTCGGAGGACGCCTTCAGGCAGGGGTATCAGAAGTTGGTCGGCAACATCCGGGCGGCCTTCCCCCACATCACGCAGCCGAGGGTGCTCATCCAGAAGATGATGCCTTCCACCACCGAACTGGTGATGGGGGCCATCCGGGACCGGCTGTTCGGTTCCGTCGTGATGTTCGGCCTGGGAGGGATCTATGTCGAGGCACTGAAGATGGTCAACTTCCGGCTCCTGCCCCTCGGGCCCGGGGAAGCCAAGGACCTCGTCCGCCAGACGCTCCCGCCCGCCCTGCTCAAGGGGGTCCGGGGCAGGGGGCCGATGAACCTCGACTCCATCGCTTCGATCATGGTGGCCCTCGGCCGCCTGCTCGAGGAGCAGCCGCAGGTCGCGGAGGTCGATCTCAACCCGATCCTCCCCTTCGAAGACGGGTGCGTGGCCGTCGATGCGCGCATCATCGTTTCCAAATCCCGCTGA
- a CDS encoding thiolase family protein produces MFKNVYVPYKGYWSSPFCAWQGSFQNQNAVDLAAATAKKFFELRGITPDIFDSIVFGATIPQKNWFFDAPNFSSQIGNPGLSGPRVAQACATSTISIKVAAAFVEAGVNSNVLVATCDRASNSPNLLWPNPMGLGGKPDFESWMVDGFSMDPTAGTSPTGTANNVAKENGFTREESDAIVLSRYQKYADSLADDRKFQKRYMLPVEVQLSRKKTILVEGDEGIIASTPEGLAKLRTVSPDSILTFGAQTHAADGNAGMIVTTKDKAAELSADKGVTIQVCSFGFARVDKAHMPMAPVPASQQAMERAGIKLSDIKAVKTHNPFSVNDLYMRKAMGVDDKIFNNYGSSLIYGHPQGPTVMRLAIELVEELVLKGGGYGLVAGCAAGDSGAALVFKVN; encoded by the coding sequence ATGTTCAAAAACGTGTATGTCCCCTACAAAGGATACTGGAGCTCCCCCTTTTGTGCCTGGCAGGGATCGTTCCAAAACCAGAACGCCGTAGACCTGGCGGCGGCCACCGCGAAAAAGTTCTTTGAACTGCGCGGGATCACCCCCGACATCTTCGACAGCATCGTTTTCGGCGCGACCATTCCCCAGAAGAACTGGTTCTTCGACGCCCCCAATTTCTCCTCGCAGATCGGCAACCCCGGCCTCAGCGGCCCCCGGGTGGCCCAGGCGTGCGCCACGTCCACCATCTCCATCAAGGTGGCGGCGGCCTTCGTCGAGGCGGGAGTCAACTCCAACGTGCTGGTAGCCACCTGCGACCGGGCCTCGAACTCCCCGAACCTCCTCTGGCCGAACCCCATGGGCCTTGGCGGAAAGCCGGACTTCGAGAGCTGGATGGTCGACGGCTTCAGCATGGACCCGACGGCGGGAACGAGCCCCACGGGTACGGCCAACAACGTCGCCAAGGAGAACGGTTTCACGCGGGAAGAATCGGACGCCATCGTCCTCTCCCGGTACCAGAAGTACGCCGATTCGCTGGCCGATGACCGGAAATTCCAGAAGCGCTACATGCTCCCGGTGGAAGTGCAGCTTTCGCGCAAGAAGACCATCCTCGTGGAAGGGGACGAGGGGATCATCGCCTCCACCCCGGAGGGGCTGGCGAAGTTGAGAACGGTCTCCCCCGATTCCATCCTGACCTTCGGCGCCCAGACCCACGCGGCCGACGGGAACGCGGGCATGATCGTCACCACCAAGGACAAGGCCGCCGAACTCTCAGCCGACAAGGGCGTCACGATCCAGGTCTGCTCCTTCGGGTTCGCCCGGGTGGACAAGGCGCACATGCCGATGGCGCCGGTACCGGCGTCGCAGCAGGCGATGGAGCGGGCGGGGATCAAGCTCTCCGACATCAAGGCGGTCAAGACGCACAACCCGTTCTCGGTGAACGACCTCTACATGAGGAAGGCCATGGGCGTCGACGACAAGATCTTCAACAACTACGGAAGCTCGCTGATCTACGGACATCCGCAGGGCCCGACGGTCATGCGGCTGGCGATCGAACTGGTCGAGGAACTGGTGCTGAAAGGCGGCGGTTACGGGCTGGTGGCCGGCTGCGCGGCGGGCGATTCCGGCGCCGCCCTGGTGTTCAAGGTCAACTAA
- a CDS encoding 3-hydroxyacyl-CoA dehydrogenase/enoyl-CoA hydratase family protein, whose amino-acid sequence MTTNNKLYPSFNNPFLIRPSRPMPKEMAVIGAGNIGTDIAYFFRTGIPQSKLYVVDVVEDALKAAKQRFESYAQKGVEKKKLKPEQVEAILGNVVYTSDYSQLKNCSLVIEAATETVELKKKIFTQLESIVAEDAILTSNTSGIPAEQIFSHLKHPGRTAITHFFAPAWHSMGVEVVNWDKAEADTIDFLLWFMATTGKAPIAASNVFSFLLNRLFETWASEAAWCLDKATSKEVDAISEEFLGAGPFFVTGVGGGNPLTHASMTRRMAERPAYAPRKLLLSVDKWAFNKPRTKVEVAPETAEWIRMRFLGTVFSQAFDIEDRNLGTPTDLNFGSVIALAYKKGVFDLMVDLGAEKIADIMKRFDAERPGFPKATKPVEQYFDFPRDILVDRMDGVTVLTIRRPQAANALSDHTCNEILAELKKGEADSGVKGFVITGYGPKAFCAGADIGGFVATFGNNEKGQALSRGNSKVLEFIDQMKKPVVAALNGLAMGGGFELASRCHSMVAMEKAFMQLPEITLGMIPGMGGVVIPYRKWPQAAAKFHAMIGKAERLTAQEAVEIGIVKKTAKSFPELIDAAIAEVDRLQGDVPRIADGPVAIPEFTVPDDPKAGELPLSKEILGIIGGVINKAAAAKTLGEALEIAYLGAGDISCAKDCKEGVTAFLQKRKPEFGK is encoded by the coding sequence ATGACTACAAACAACAAGTTGTACCCCAGCTTCAACAACCCGTTCCTCATCCGCCCCTCGCGGCCGATGCCCAAGGAGATGGCGGTGATCGGCGCCGGGAACATCGGGACCGACATCGCCTACTTTTTCCGGACCGGCATCCCGCAGTCGAAACTCTACGTCGTGGACGTGGTCGAAGACGCCCTGAAGGCGGCGAAGCAGCGGTTCGAAAGCTACGCCCAGAAGGGGGTTGAAAAGAAGAAGCTGAAGCCCGAACAGGTCGAAGCCATCCTGGGCAACGTCGTCTACACCTCCGATTACAGCCAGCTCAAGAACTGCAGCCTGGTGATCGAGGCGGCGACGGAGACCGTGGAACTGAAGAAGAAGATCTTCACCCAGCTCGAGTCGATCGTCGCCGAGGACGCCATCCTGACCTCCAACACCAGCGGCATCCCGGCCGAGCAGATCTTCAGCCACCTCAAGCACCCGGGACGGACGGCCATCACCCATTTCTTCGCGCCCGCGTGGCACAGCATGGGGGTCGAGGTCGTCAACTGGGACAAGGCGGAAGCCGACACCATCGACTTCCTGCTCTGGTTCATGGCCACGACCGGCAAGGCGCCGATCGCGGCGTCCAACGTCTTCTCCTTCCTCCTCAACCGGCTGTTCGAGACCTGGGCGAGCGAGGCGGCGTGGTGCCTGGACAAGGCCACCAGCAAGGAAGTCGACGCGATCAGCGAGGAGTTCCTCGGCGCCGGGCCGTTCTTCGTTACGGGCGTGGGCGGCGGCAACCCGCTGACCCACGCGTCCATGACCCGCAGAATGGCCGAGCGGCCGGCCTACGCCCCGCGCAAGCTGCTGCTGTCGGTCGACAAGTGGGCGTTCAACAAGCCCCGCACCAAGGTGGAGGTGGCCCCGGAAACGGCGGAATGGATCCGGATGCGCTTCCTGGGCACCGTCTTCTCCCAGGCCTTCGACATCGAAGACAGGAACCTCGGCACCCCCACCGACCTCAATTTCGGCAGCGTGATCGCGCTGGCCTATAAAAAGGGGGTATTCGACCTGATGGTCGACCTGGGCGCCGAAAAGATCGCCGACATCATGAAGAGGTTCGATGCCGAGCGTCCCGGCTTCCCGAAGGCCACCAAGCCCGTCGAGCAGTACTTCGATTTCCCGCGGGACATCCTGGTCGACCGGATGGACGGCGTGACCGTCCTCACCATCCGGAGGCCGCAGGCGGCCAACGCCCTGAGTGACCACACCTGCAACGAGATCCTGGCCGAGCTCAAGAAGGGCGAGGCGGATTCCGGCGTCAAGGGATTCGTGATCACCGGGTACGGCCCCAAGGCCTTCTGCGCCGGCGCCGACATCGGCGGCTTCGTCGCCACCTTCGGCAACAACGAAAAGGGACAGGCCCTGTCGCGCGGCAATTCCAAGGTCCTGGAGTTCATCGACCAGATGAAGAAGCCCGTCGTCGCGGCTCTCAACGGGCTGGCCATGGGCGGCGGCTTCGAGCTGGCCTCGCGCTGCCATAGCATGGTGGCGATGGAAAAGGCGTTCATGCAGCTGCCGGAAATCACCCTGGGGATGATTCCCGGGATGGGCGGCGTGGTGATCCCTTACCGCAAGTGGCCCCAGGCAGCGGCGAAGTTCCACGCCATGATCGGCAAGGCCGAAAGGCTGACGGCCCAGGAAGCCGTGGAGATCGGGATCGTGAAGAAGACGGCCAAGAGCTTCCCTGAGTTGATCGACGCGGCGATCGCCGAGGTCGACAGGCTCCAGGGCGACGTGCCCCGGATCGCCGACGGGCCGGTGGCGATTCCCGAGTTCACGGTACCCGACGACCCCAAGGCGGGGGAACTCCCGCTCAGCAAGGAGATCCTGGGCATCATCGGCGGCGTCATCAACAAGGCCGCCGCGGCGAAGACGCTGGGCGAGGCCCTGGAAATCGCCTACCTGGGCGCGGGCGACATCTCCTGCGCCAAGGACTGCAAGGAAGGGGTCACCGCCTTCCTGCAGAAGAGAAAGCCCGAATTCGGCAAATAG
- a CDS encoding EamA family transporter has protein sequence MNVLLLLIGLSSGFAHSVYSAFSKALLNRVREPFLLFLYVSVIQAVITPLLWLFVPACFPSPEAWPPLLISCATCVAAYLFLYSALHCGDVSSVMPIMGSKVIFAGLLAIPMLGEKHNWQVYVAALLVAISIAILSYSPSPGSRRRFPLRPVALMTGCAVVFGFTDIYIKRTLVHLDSYNFMIYYNFIVGVLALGLIPYIRKKRIPLRLRGTDLRLGLYSAAALVTATLLFTVMLRMSSGVVIPNILQATRGIFIVLITAVLTHRGSAALELQSRHVYLLRLLASVLIVVSIWIALSHFPGVS, from the coding sequence ATGAATGTTCTTCTCCTGCTGATCGGCCTTTCCTCCGGTTTTGCGCACAGCGTCTATTCGGCGTTCTCCAAGGCGCTGCTGAACCGGGTCCGGGAGCCGTTCCTCCTCTTTCTCTACGTCAGCGTCATCCAGGCCGTCATCACCCCGCTCCTCTGGCTCTTCGTCCCCGCGTGCTTCCCCTCGCCGGAAGCCTGGCCGCCGCTGCTGATATCGTGCGCGACCTGCGTCGCCGCCTACCTGTTTCTCTACTCCGCCCTCCACTGCGGCGACGTCTCGAGCGTGATGCCCATCATGGGGAGCAAGGTGATCTTCGCCGGACTGCTGGCGATCCCCATGCTGGGGGAAAAACACAACTGGCAGGTCTACGTCGCCGCGCTGCTGGTGGCGATTTCCATAGCCATCCTCAGCTACTCCCCGTCGCCGGGAAGCCGCCGCCGCTTTCCCCTCAGGCCGGTGGCGCTCATGACGGGGTGCGCCGTGGTTTTCGGGTTCACCGACATCTACATCAAGCGCACCCTCGTGCACCTCGACTCCTACAATTTCATGATCTACTACAACTTCATCGTCGGAGTCCTGGCCCTCGGCCTCATCCCCTATATCCGGAAGAAACGGATCCCCCTGCGGCTCAGGGGGACCGACCTGCGCCTCGGCCTCTATTCCGCGGCGGCGCTGGTGACGGCCACCCTGCTCTTCACGGTCATGCTCAGGATGTCGAGCGGCGTGGTGATCCCCAACATCCTCCAGGCGACCCGGGGGATCTTCATCGTCCTGATCACCGCGGTCCTGACCCACCGCGGCAGCGCCGCGCTGGAATTGCAGAGCCGGCACGTGTACCTGCTCCGCCTCCTGGCGTCCGTCCTCATCGTCGTCTCCATCTGGATCGCCCTGAGCCACTTCCCCGGGGTCTCCTGA